The following DNA comes from Brienomyrus brachyistius isolate T26 unplaced genomic scaffold, BBRACH_0.4 scaffold85, whole genome shotgun sequence.
CAATTTTTGATAGCTTATTAGTGGTTTTAGAGAAACATGTCTGCTGGTTTTATAAATGACATTCTGTAGAAGGAAGATCTGTTCAGGTGTAATTACTGGAATTAGTGTAGGTTGCACACATGGGCATAAATTGTGTAAAAGCCATCTGCTGAAAAGGGTGGTGATGCAGGTCATTTTAGGTGGTCTCCAGCGGCAACATAGCTGATGATGCGGTTGATCGTGATGGCGCGCATGTGGAAGCCTCGTAGCTCTTTACACAGCTGCACACGATCTTCAAAAGTGGGGGCCTGGGTAGCCTAATTATGTAAAATGGCATTATTAATTgaaaatcagtgtatttttaaTTTGGGTAATACTATACTTCACAGGGCACAATTCATATAGTTTTATACTATTACTAAtgtattaaccacaaactaagtcttaattACATAGATCTCTAATtcgtcattaatgaatcatgatgtatgttttatctcaagcagttactatatttgttatatgtaatattgtaaattaatatatatttaattctgtaaaccattATGTGCTACGGGTTGAACAAGTAAGGAATAACAAGTGATGTATGAACAAATTTGAGATCAGTAAGTTTGATTATAATGAATCTTTTAgctactgtatttgttcatggTTTCTACTTCAGTgttaactgagttattactaagtatttgtgacCCGTCAAGTAAAGTGATAATTTGGACATAGCCTTTTATATTAGGATAATGCAAATTCAGAAAGTATATGGGGAAAAAGGTATATGTATGACACCCACAACTGACCTTTGGTGAACCGGGATTCTCCGGGACATGAGGAAAGGCACAGTTCTGCAAAAGAGGACATTAAAGTAAACGGACCTTCTTTATACACCGTAAGTACATACCGGTTTTTTCTCCTGGCTCCCGTGGAATAGACCACTGTGTGCCACGTGCAAACTCCCGCTAAGTCAAGAAAGGGAAATCCTAACTCTTGGAAATTTATTCATGAAAGAATGGTAAAATGTAACatagaaatattaaaaataaccaTGCACAATGTAAACCATGTATGACTTTTTCCTAAATTGCGCAGTTTTCCAGCCTTCGGCTGACTGCGTACGCTAAGGTGGCGCCCCGTATTCGAACCTTAACTAGATCTTCCATGGCTCCCATCAATGTGGCTCTCAAGCGGGCATTCTGAATCTTCGGCAGCATGTTTTTATAATACTGTAGATCCTCCCTTATTGCCCTGAAGCAGGCGTCCTAAGAACACGAACGTAAGAGGTGAAGCACCAAGCTTAACAGACGCAGACTCCACTGCACACAATTCCACAAAAACGCGTAATGCATGCAGACACGTACCTCGTTAAACTCGCTTTTTTGACGGTTTGCGCATGATGAATTCTGCAGGGAAGTGTAGACCGAATGGTTACAATGTGTTCATTTTAATGTGTAATTGAATTTCGCATTCGTTTGTAAGAGAGAATGAAAGCGAATTGTCACATTTAATTGTGACacttgacggggcacaaatgTAGCATTATGGAATTACTTTTGTATGAATTGAGCAAAAAacatctcatgttaattcatcattaatgaatcgtgacatgttttatctcaagcggttactatatttgttactatgtcAATTCTGTTAacatttgtgaactactgaaagaatatcataacacaagtgaaactgTTCGTGATTTATATTTCACTAGTAACGGAATTGCTTATATTTGTGATCCGCCAACTAAAGTGCTGCCCATTTCATTACACTTGGGTACCTACTTTTGGTTCGCAAACGGAGAGGTTCCGATTGTTCATCTCCACACTCAGTTTGGAGCAGTAAAATCTGATCTCCTCCTGCGTTAGGTCAACATTTAAAACACGTTTTAAGAAATGCAGAGCACATAGTCTATGTGGAAGCTTCGAAACTCTACATCACGCAGTAGTATATTTAATTATAATTGTTAGTAGCACATATAGAAGTACTTACGACCGCAGCAGTTACATTCCGCAGCAATGCCGTTGAATAGGTAAGACAGTTTTCGCTGTGTCGCAGCGGGTTTCCGAAGCTGGATCTGCAGAGATGAGAACAGACGGCGACCAGCACCAGCCACGAGGTGACGCCTGCAAACAGGACAAACGCAGGACAGCGTGTAAGTATTTTACGCTATACTGTATTTGACCTCATTTGTTTTTGTCACGGACAAAATTTATCAATTTAATAACTCACAAATTACCATTTGTCATTTCTTTACTTTGTCATTACAAATATGATAGCTTCATcagtaaaatgttttaaattgtcGAAAGCAATGACATGCCGGCAATTTCGTATTCACTGCAAATCAGTTATCAGTATTTTTCATAGTATGTCATCCGGTCCTATGAAGTACTCACGAAAGTTCGCGTATGAGAGCATGCTTTCATCTATTTATCCGAGTTGCAAGAGGACATGGACCTCATTTCTGCGACTCACGTTACTTATAGGCCTTTAGTCGTAGCAGGGAATTTCCTTGGCTAATGTCAAAGGGGAAAGACGTAATGTTTGATTTGCTCGAATCttttgaagaagaaaaaaaagcaaactaaGTGTGTGCCACTGATGTAAGTCCCTTGTATTGTATCACCGATTAGAAAATTAAGCTGGAAATAACGGGTATATTTCGATAGACTATTTGAAATAAATCATGTGGGGAAAGAATACAGAATAACAACAAACGACGTTTCTCGTTAGGGTTTGAAAATGTGAGAATCGTTCGCTGACCGAGTTAATTTGCTATACATTTGTTTGCATTATTTGTGCGTGGGGCTCTTCAGCAATGTAATCAGGTTGCGTTGAAAC
Coding sequences within:
- the il12a gene encoding interleukin-12 subunit alpha, which translates into the protein MLSYANFRVTSWLVLVAVCSHLCRSSFGNPLRHSENCLTYSTALLRNVTAAVEEIRFYCSKLSVEMNNRNLSVCEPKNSSCANRQKSEFNEDACFRAIREDLQYYKNMLPKIQNARLRATLMGAMEDLVKNCAFPHVPENPGSPKATQAPTFEDRVQLCKELRGFHMRAITINRIISYVAAGDHLK